In Drechmeria coniospora strain ARSEF 6962 chromosome 03, whole genome shotgun sequence, the DNA window tacagtgcagtacagtacagtactagtaccaaGTATATTCatactattatattaatttGAATTGCACAATGTCCCGTTCGATGCGTAGCAGGTATGctctgtacaggtacttgtgagtgtacttgtactcgtactccgcacaatgGCTACAATGGTCAATACTGTTcagagcacggagtacagtttacaaagtacctgtacatgtaggtgcatgGGTGCCgtgttgcaagtactgcaagtacactggttcagtattaatacttactgtacggagtacatgtcctAATAtactacctacagtagtaggtaggtactaaggtgtacagtacttaagtgcccatgcacaaccaagtacctacttggttGCAAGGGCtcttacttaagtacacctatattaggacatgtactccccacagtacggagtgctatGCTTaccaccaagtacttactgtacctacctTGTACCTAGCATGCTCCGCAGAGGTGCAGCCCTTGCCCAAGCACCCGCATGTACCCGGACAGTGCAAAAAGTCTGCCAGAGCGGCCGACGGTCCCTTCCGATGTTCGCGACCCCACCGGACCAGACTAACATCAGTCGAGAGGACCCTGACCGTTTCAACTGCCTCGATGTTTGATCATCCCACCTTCTTCCCGTCGTTCTCGAAGCCTCTCCTCCCCTTCTTTCCACGCGCCATCCACCGCGTCTCCTCCACCGGCCCCCTCCTGCACGACACCCCCCTGCTCTCTAGCCGTCGCTGCGCAGGGCACCCACTCACCCCGAGGCCAATGGTTCGATACGTCTTCAACTCTTGGCGGGACGCCCAggagctgctcctcgtccgccgccagTTCTACGGcaccccgtcgtcgtcgtcgtcgtcgtcgtcgtcgtcttcgtcgcctttcgcctcgtcgacggccgtcgagccaCCCGAGGAGCGGCGCCGAGAGCAGCAAAAGGCCGTCGCTCGAGTGTCCATGTGGATGGCCCGCCAGCACTGCTCGCACATGGtggagtcgacggcgctgcTCACGGCCGCCATGCTGAgcgacgagcaggcggcggccgccgagagcGACGATGGCTGGTCGACCTACGCCGTCCGTGCCACGTACGCGGCTGCCTTTAGCAGGTGAGAATGAGAACCCCAATCTCCGACCGCAGGAGCAGAGCGAGGCAGATGCCATCCCTTCCCGCCGTGGCAGTCAGCTCAGCCTGCGGCGAGTGAGGGCCGTCGTCTCCAGCGCGGCGCCCCACCGCGCAAGCCCAGCTGTCGTCGCAaaggggaaagggggggtGCCGCCCGACGTCGTATCGTCCTGTCATCGAGGGGGGtgccgctcgccggccgaggagcgcgcGACGGGACGACGGAGCTGACGACGACTTTTTCACCCGCCAGGTTTGTCACGGGCCTGCTGGATGGCCACCAGGACAAGCTCCGCAAGCAGAGCATGTACGCCGTCGCCAAGAAGATCGACCTGCCCGCGTCCTTTGTCGAGCTGAGGCACCAGTCGACGCACGAGCAGCTGCCCTCGCTCGCGAAGCTGCGGTCCATGGCCAGAAAGGCCCTGGCCTGGATATGGGACTACTTTTGGAAGCacctggccgacgacgccgtcgacccgtGTCGCGAGGCCGTCCTCCGCCACCTGcgctccgacgacggcgccctcgacacGACGGCCGTGCTCGGGAGCTGGCCTCTCGAGCGCGTGCTGAGCACGATCGCCGCCTTGCAGCGCACGCTGCCGGGGAACCAGGTATACCTGAGGTGCCGCGAGCTTGCCAAGGAGGTGCGGGAAGCTCGCCTGGACGACGGGACGGCCGGCCGTGGACAAGCGTCCGGTCCTTCCGGCCACGCAACCGAGCATGAGCACGAGCGCGAACCTGGGGCCGAGCAGCCGTCGGATCGTGGTCCGGCCGACGTGCCGGCGCTGCATCCTGAAGTGGAGGACGACTCCGAGGCCGCCTCGGGCTGGTTCCTCTACGAGGGTCCGTGGAAACCCAAGCCCATCGGCGTTGTCTAACTCGACTGCGCTGCCCAAGCATCACTAcccctccttggcctcgtgtGCTTTTTCGAGATACCCCGTGTGTGCATGGAACAAAGGCGCCTGCGGAATCAATCGGCTCTCTACTGTAGTTGGGAGAGTTGAATTTATGTGCAGGTCTGGCAAAACCGTGGCAGACGCCGAGTGAGGCTCGCGAATCAGAATCTTTCTGATGGCCGTTAGTAACAAACGCATCACGTGCCGTGCCAGCGAGCGACttccctcggcggccatgccTGTCGTCATCCAGCTTCGAGCCAAACAGCCGTGCTTGCCTTCCTCCCGTCTTACATGCACATTCATCGTCCTTCATCCATTTCCACGCTCCATGAACCGGCTGCTCTCGCCCAGACCGCTCCTCAAGCAGAAAATTGGCATCCCGTTTGTCGTTGCCCTGGTGGGTTTGCCGAACCCGGTCGAACAGCTCGGACGGCCGCTGACACATGGGGTGTATCGGGAAGCTCACGGCTCACACCCGCGCCATGCATATCCAACCAATTCCCATGTGTCCGTGCTGCCGTTTGCGAGGTCTTGATCGAACGGCCTCCTCGCTGACGCACCGCATCACCTAGGGGTCGGCAGTAGCAACAACTACGCCTACCTAGTCGTCGATGACAAGTCCCGTGATGCGTTCATTGTCGACCCGGCGAACCCGCCCGAGtacgtcgtcgatggcgctGGACCTTGACGTCTCGCTTTGCTGACAGTCGTGACCGGCAGGGTCGCTCCGATTCTGAAGGAAGCCATCAAGGCCTCCAACATCAAACTCACGGCCATTGTCAACACGCACCAGTAAGTGCCTCGTCACATGTCGTGCGCTCCCGGCAGGACGGCGAGAGGACGGGGACCGGGGGGGGGAGCTCCTCTTTCGACATGTCAAGTCCTGACGTGCGATGCAGCCACTGGGATCATGCGGGCGGCAACAAGAAGCTCGTGAGACGACTCCCTCCGTTACCGGACCTTG includes these proteins:
- a CDS encoding LAS1-like protein; the encoded protein is MFDHPTFFPSFSKPLLPFFPRAIHRVSSTGPLLHDTPLLSSRRCAGHPLTPRPMVRYVFNSWRDAQELLLVRRQFYGTPSSSSSSSSSSSSPFASSTAVEPPEERRREQQKAVARVSMWMARQHCSHMVESTALLTAAMLSDEQAAAAESDDGWSTYAVRATYAAAFSRFVTGLLDGHQDKLRKQSMYAVAKKIDLPASFVELRHQSTHEQLPSLAKLRSMARKALAWIWDYFWKHLADDAVDPCREAVLRHLRSDDGALDTTAVLGSWPLERVLSTIAALQRTLPGNQVYLRCRELAKEVREARLDDGTAGRGQASGPSGHATEHEHEREPGAEQPSDRGPADVPALHPEVEDDSEAASGWFLYEGPWKPKPIGVV